The Desulfohalovibrio reitneri genome contains a region encoding:
- the lpxK gene encoding tetraacyldisaccharide 4'-kinase, with amino-acid sequence MDRLQTIQKTLGPLLAPMGSLYSQWMRRRERAYASGRKPVWRPPAPCVSVGNISMGGTGKTPMVGRLLELAESWCRSPCVLTRGYRAAPPGEHYLVRPDSPPDEAGDEPLMLAREHPSASVVVDPVRSRGGQWAAENLRPDLYLLDDGFQHLGVARDANLCLLRPVDLTADWGRVFPAGYWREGAFALRRADAFLVKLEPGADPGALADLVRERLAELDAPCWTFHLRVRGFRSLDPEEGGETADLGGEPYLLACGVAHPGQVEATVSEHLGYPPEGIMAFADHHTMDADTVRAIRAEAARRGCARVVVTPKDAVKLPPFSGGVSCVTKVDISSPVIGDDDFDQFLRGRVERAEKQ; translated from the coding sequence ATGGACAGACTGCAGACCATCCAGAAAACCCTGGGGCCGCTCCTGGCTCCCATGGGATCGCTGTACTCCCAGTGGATGCGCCGTCGGGAGCGCGCTTACGCCTCGGGCCGCAAGCCGGTCTGGCGGCCGCCCGCTCCGTGCGTTTCGGTGGGCAACATCAGCATGGGCGGCACGGGCAAGACCCCCATGGTGGGGCGCTTGCTTGAGTTGGCCGAGTCGTGGTGCCGCTCGCCCTGCGTGTTGACCCGGGGCTACCGGGCCGCGCCGCCTGGGGAGCACTACCTGGTGCGGCCGGACAGCCCGCCGGACGAGGCGGGGGACGAGCCGCTGATGCTGGCCAGGGAGCACCCCTCGGCCAGCGTGGTGGTGGACCCTGTCCGCTCGCGCGGGGGGCAATGGGCGGCGGAGAACCTCCGCCCCGACCTCTACCTGCTGGACGACGGCTTCCAGCACCTGGGCGTGGCCCGCGACGCCAACCTCTGCCTGTTGCGTCCCGTGGACCTGACCGCGGACTGGGGGAGGGTGTTCCCGGCCGGATACTGGCGCGAGGGGGCCTTCGCCCTGCGCCGGGCGGACGCCTTCCTGGTGAAGCTGGAGCCCGGGGCCGACCCCGGGGCCCTGGCCGACCTGGTCCGCGAGCGGCTGGCGGAGCTGGACGCTCCCTGCTGGACCTTCCATTTGCGCGTGCGCGGGTTCCGGTCGCTGGACCCGGAAGAGGGCGGCGAGACCGCCGACCTGGGCGGCGAACCGTACCTGCTGGCCTGCGGCGTGGCCCATCCGGGCCAGGTGGAGGCCACGGTGAGCGAGCACCTGGGCTACCCGCCCGAGGGAATCATGGCCTTCGCCGACCATCACACCATGGACGCGGACACGGTGCGGGCCATCCGGGCCGAGGCGGCCCGGCGCGGCTGCGCCAGGGTGGTGGTCACGCCCAAGGACGCGGTCAAGCTGCCCCCGTTTTCCGGGGGCGTTTCTTGTGTTACCAAAGTGGATATTTCCTCCCCGGTGATCGGGGACGATGATTTCGATCAATTTTTGCGCGGCCGCGTAGAGCGGGCCGAGAAACAGTAA
- a CDS encoding Bax inhibitor-1/YccA family protein, producing the protein MNRFGYAAGGVRQRTRATPEVVNAFMRGVYAWMSGGLAITALVAWYGAQSQFVMQNILGSGVGLIGLVIGQFALVIVLSAAVHKLAPAMASGLFLLYSGMMGLLLATIFYVYPMGDIFKAFITTAGMFGAMSVYGLTTKKDLTSWGSFLMMGLFGIIIAMVVNIFLQSAAMDFVISGIGVVVFTGLTAYDTQQLRVMGDVAPDDQAAVQRATINGALRLYLDFINLFIMLLSLFSGGRE; encoded by the coding sequence ATGAATCGTTTCGGATACGCGGCCGGGGGCGTGCGCCAGCGCACCCGCGCCACCCCTGAGGTGGTCAACGCCTTCATGCGGGGCGTGTACGCCTGGATGAGCGGCGGCTTGGCAATCACCGCCCTGGTGGCCTGGTACGGGGCGCAATCGCAGTTCGTCATGCAGAACATTCTGGGCAGCGGGGTGGGCCTCATCGGCTTGGTCATCGGCCAGTTCGCCCTGGTCATCGTGCTGTCCGCGGCCGTGCACAAGCTGGCTCCGGCCATGGCCTCGGGGCTTTTCCTGCTCTACTCGGGCATGATGGGCCTCTTGCTGGCGACCATTTTTTACGTCTACCCCATGGGCGACATCTTCAAGGCCTTCATCACCACGGCGGGCATGTTCGGCGCCATGAGCGTCTACGGCCTGACCACCAAGAAGGACCTGACCTCCTGGGGCAGCTTCCTGATGATGGGGTTGTTCGGCATAATCATCGCCATGGTGGTGAACATCTTCCTGCAGAGCGCGGCCATGGACTTCGTCATCTCCGGCATCGGGGTGGTGGTATTCACCGGCCTGACCGCCTACGACACGCAGCAGCTGCGGGTCATGGGCGACGTGGCCCCGGACGACCAGGCCGCGGTGCAGCGAGCCACCATCAACGGCGCGCTCAGGCTGTACCTGGACTTCATCAACCTGTTCATCATGCTGCTGAGCCTTTTCTCCGGAGGGCGCGAGTAG
- a CDS encoding calcium/sodium antiporter, which translates to MTDAVFLLIAIGLLWFSADWIVESASAVARRFGVSELAIGLTVVAFGTSAPEFLVTITAAIRGLADISLSNVVGSNFYNLGLVLGLVAMVRPVGAGKVVLYRDGMLLLGLTAAVGMAVRFGWLGPSGGLVLLLFLLGYVLILLRTRSAVQDIPGAREVRWWDYPRLLAGFAGVALGGSLMVESASSIARGLGVSEWWIGMTLVAFGTSLPELVTCLSAALKGRSDMLLGNLIGSNVFNFAGVLGLTCMLRPLDVSPSAQAVVWFNLGVVALVLVFMRTGWRIGRREGLVLVALNVAAMAFGRLG; encoded by the coding sequence GTGACCGATGCTGTCTTTTTGCTCATAGCCATTGGCTTGTTGTGGTTCAGCGCGGACTGGATCGTGGAGAGCGCTTCGGCGGTGGCCCGGCGGTTCGGGGTGTCGGAGTTGGCCATCGGCTTGACGGTGGTGGCTTTCGGGACCAGCGCGCCGGAGTTTTTGGTGACCATCACGGCCGCCATTCGCGGCCTGGCCGATATTTCCCTGTCCAACGTTGTGGGGTCGAATTTCTACAATCTGGGCCTGGTGCTGGGTTTGGTGGCCATGGTGCGGCCGGTGGGCGCGGGCAAGGTGGTGCTGTACCGCGACGGCATGCTGCTGCTGGGGCTGACCGCGGCGGTGGGCATGGCGGTTCGTTTCGGCTGGCTGGGCCCCAGCGGGGGGCTGGTCCTTCTGCTGTTCTTGTTGGGGTATGTGCTGATTCTGCTGCGCACGCGGTCGGCGGTGCAGGATATTCCGGGAGCGCGCGAAGTGCGCTGGTGGGACTATCCTCGGCTTTTGGCCGGGTTCGCCGGGGTGGCCCTGGGCGGCAGCCTGATGGTGGAGTCGGCCTCGTCCATCGCCCGGGGGCTGGGTGTGAGCGAATGGTGGATCGGCATGACACTGGTGGCCTTCGGCACCAGCCTGCCGGAGCTTGTGACATGCCTTTCCGCCGCCTTGAAGGGGCGCAGCGACATGCTTCTGGGCAACCTCATCGGCTCCAACGTGTTCAACTTCGCGGGGGTGCTGGGGCTGACCTGCATGCTGCGGCCGCTGGATGTTTCGCCCTCTGCCCAGGCGGTGGTCTGGTTCAACCTGGGGGTTGTGGCCTTGGTGCTGGTTTTCATGCGCACGGGCTGGCGCATCGGCCGGAGAGAGGGGCTGGTGCTTGTGGCCCTGAACGTGGCGGCCATGGCTTTCGGGCGGTTGGGATAA
- a CDS encoding IS3 family transposase, producing MKRGPYAKVAERNADLLARIRGIKADHPFWGYRRVWAFLRFVDGVVVGKNRVYRLMSEHDLTVKPNLRLKAKRRPTGVKPRPTRPNEWWGIDMTKIKIDGYGWLYVVIVLDWRTKKVVGHYAGDQAKAWHWLSALNAAVGRQFPEGVRDGGLHLMADNGCQPTSASFMKACRVMDIKLAFTSYNNPKGNADTERFMRTMKEELVWINEWRSPTAFCQALGSWIEEYNQGYLHSALGYKTPVTTEQELINSRTLLKKAC from the coding sequence ATGAAGCGTGGACCATATGCAAAGGTCGCCGAGCGCAACGCCGACCTCCTGGCCCGCATTCGCGGCATCAAGGCCGACCATCCGTTCTGGGGATACCGTCGGGTCTGGGCGTTTCTGCGCTTCGTGGACGGCGTAGTCGTCGGCAAAAATCGCGTCTACCGGCTCATGAGCGAGCATGACCTCACGGTGAAGCCCAACCTGCGACTCAAGGCCAAACGCAGGCCGACCGGCGTCAAGCCCCGGCCCACGCGACCCAACGAGTGGTGGGGTATCGACATGACCAAAATCAAGATTGACGGCTACGGCTGGCTGTACGTGGTCATTGTGCTTGATTGGCGCACCAAGAAGGTCGTCGGCCATTACGCCGGCGACCAGGCCAAGGCGTGGCATTGGCTCTCGGCGCTCAACGCGGCTGTCGGCAGGCAGTTCCCCGAAGGCGTGCGCGACGGCGGTCTTCATCTCATGGCCGACAACGGCTGCCAGCCGACCTCGGCGAGCTTCATGAAGGCTTGCCGCGTCATGGACATCAAACTCGCCTTCACCAGCTACAACAACCCAAAAGGCAATGCCGACACCGAGCGCTTCATGCGCACCATGAAGGAAGAGCTGGTCTGGATTAATGAATGGCGTAGCCCGACGGCCTTTTGCCAAGCCTTGGGCTCCTGGATCGAAGAATACAACCAAGGCTACCTGCACTCGGCGCTGGGGTATAAAACCCCGGTGACAACCGAGCAGGAACTGATCAACTCGCGGACTCTCTTAAAAAAGGCTTGCTAA
- a CDS encoding transposase: MKRRKWTPEQKTRVVLEGLRGRPVGEVCAEYAISQNQYYKWRDQFLAQAHKAFETEHGAQRTAKLERENMKLKSLIGELTIELKKSGPFG; this comes from the coding sequence ATGAAGCGACGGAAGTGGACCCCGGAGCAGAAGACTCGGGTCGTCCTCGAAGGCCTTCGAGGACGACCCGTGGGCGAAGTGTGCGCCGAGTACGCCATCTCGCAGAACCAGTACTACAAGTGGCGCGATCAATTCCTTGCCCAGGCGCACAAAGCGTTCGAGACCGAGCACGGCGCACAGCGTACGGCCAAGCTTGAGCGCGAGAACATGAAGCTCAAAAGCCTGATCGGTGAGTTGACCATTGAGCTAAAAAAAAGCGGGCCGTTCGGATGA
- the ettA gene encoding energy-dependent translational throttle protein EttA, with amino-acid sequence MSAEPNKIIYSMSRVSKYYEKKPILKDISLSYFYGAKIGVIGLNGSGKSSLLKILAGEDDDFQGTTDCAPGYTIGYLEQEPLLGETRTVREVVEEGVGEVADLLKEFEEINAKFAEPMDDDEMQKLIERQGEVQEKLDAADAWDLDSRLEQAMDALRCPPGDMPLDKVSGGEKRRVALCRLLLRKPDILLLDEPTNHLDAETVAWLEHHLHTYHGTIIAVTHDRYFLDNVAGWILELDRGHGIPWKGNYSSWLQQKEERMRREEKSEAKRVKTLERELDWIKQSPRGRQAKSKARINKYEELLKEGVDKLAEDLEIYIPPGPRLGKKAIQANGVCKGYEDRLLFENLDFTVPPGAVVGIIGPNGAGKTTLFRLITGREEPDCGEIDLGESVKLGYVDQTRDALDDDKPVWEVVGEGREVFTLGNREIKTRSYLGRFNIKGADQQKKVGVLSGGERNRVFLAKMLKSGCNVLLLDEPTNDLDVNTMRALEEAILNFAGCVMVISHDRWFLDRTCTHVLAFEGDSQVVFFDGNFSEYEEDKKQRLGEEALQPHRVKYRKLTR; translated from the coding sequence ATGAGCGCCGAGCCCAACAAGATCATTTATTCCATGTCCCGGGTTTCCAAGTATTACGAGAAGAAGCCCATTCTGAAGGACATTTCCCTGTCGTATTTCTACGGCGCCAAGATCGGCGTCATCGGCCTGAACGGGTCGGGCAAGTCTTCGCTGCTGAAGATCCTCGCGGGCGAGGACGACGATTTCCAGGGCACCACCGACTGCGCCCCCGGCTACACCATCGGCTACCTGGAGCAGGAGCCCCTGCTGGGCGAGACGCGCACCGTGCGCGAGGTCGTCGAGGAAGGCGTCGGCGAGGTGGCCGATCTGCTCAAGGAATTCGAGGAGATCAACGCCAAGTTCGCCGAGCCCATGGACGACGATGAGATGCAGAAACTCATCGAGCGCCAGGGCGAGGTGCAGGAGAAGCTGGACGCGGCCGACGCCTGGGACCTGGACTCCCGCCTGGAGCAGGCCATGGACGCCCTGCGCTGCCCCCCCGGCGACATGCCCCTGGACAAGGTCTCCGGCGGCGAGAAGCGCCGCGTGGCCCTGTGCCGCCTGCTGCTGCGCAAGCCGGACATCCTGCTTCTGGACGAGCCCACCAACCACCTCGACGCCGAGACCGTGGCCTGGCTGGAGCACCACCTGCACACCTACCACGGCACCATCATCGCCGTGACGCACGACCGCTACTTCCTGGACAACGTGGCGGGCTGGATTCTGGAGCTGGACCGGGGCCACGGCATTCCCTGGAAGGGCAACTACTCCTCCTGGCTGCAGCAGAAAGAGGAACGGATGCGCCGCGAGGAGAAATCCGAGGCCAAGCGAGTCAAGACCCTCGAACGCGAGCTGGACTGGATCAAGCAGTCCCCGCGCGGCCGCCAGGCCAAATCCAAGGCCCGCATCAACAAGTACGAGGAACTGCTCAAGGAAGGCGTGGATAAGCTGGCCGAGGACCTGGAAATCTACATTCCGCCCGGACCGCGGCTGGGCAAGAAGGCCATCCAGGCCAACGGCGTCTGCAAGGGCTACGAGGACCGCCTGCTCTTCGAGAACCTCGACTTCACCGTGCCCCCCGGAGCCGTGGTGGGCATCATCGGCCCCAACGGCGCGGGCAAGACCACCCTCTTCCGGCTCATCACCGGCAGGGAGGAGCCCGACTGCGGCGAGATCGACCTGGGCGAGTCCGTGAAGCTGGGCTACGTGGACCAGACCCGCGACGCCCTGGACGACGACAAGCCAGTGTGGGAGGTCGTGGGCGAGGGCCGCGAGGTCTTCACCCTGGGCAACCGCGAGATCAAGACACGCTCCTATCTGGGCCGCTTCAACATCAAGGGCGCGGACCAGCAGAAGAAGGTCGGGGTCCTTTCCGGCGGTGAGCGCAACCGCGTCTTCCTGGCCAAGATGCTCAAGTCCGGCTGCAACGTCCTGCTTTTGGACGAGCCCACCAACGACCTCGACGTGAACACCATGCGGGCGCTCGAGGAAGCCATCCTCAACTTCGCCGGCTGCGTCATGGTCATCAGCCACGACCGCTGGTTCCTGGACCGCACCTGCACACACGTGCTGGCCTTCGAGGGCGATTCTCAGGTAGTCTTCTTCGACGGGAACTTTTCCGAGTACGAGGAAGACAAGAAGCAGCGCCTGGGAGAGGAAGCCCTGCAGCCGCACCGCGTCAAGTATCGCAAGCTCACCCGCTAA
- a CDS encoding NYN domain-containing protein, whose translation MSDLVAVYWDFENLHAALYDLENGIGSYRRDWRTRQPELVDIDVIMEYAASLGKVVMNKAYANWSFFYSYSRKLQEHSIDLIHLFPRGSHAKNGADIRLSLDVVEDVSLLSHIDKVLIVGGDSDYVSVAQKVRSKGKEIMGLGEENSTNFFWVKSCNEFKYYFSLVKKLAPERKTGLTEMLPVEDDLTEAHKLLRQAVVNIMSRTGGGYAPKDSVKPVMQRLDPSFDPTDYGFDDFDSFIQSAPFLDMRDDPGGEQVFLSEPAEDAEPQPHSAHAVQPHGDDVQSVLRRRKIFLPHPSIFYDGLLAAHTLLLNHTYPSFDSFIDDLLKEMQKIDEDARRNEAVSLHRLMFKSYSFHLDKQAGTIGLAPSSQTFDAFLNNIIFMLTRVLREEIGDELTTKDLMENICQDERCRHNFERAIESVSE comes from the coding sequence ATGTCCGATCTCGTGGCCGTTTATTGGGATTTCGAAAACCTGCACGCCGCCCTCTACGACCTGGAAAACGGCATCGGCTCCTACCGCCGCGACTGGCGCACCCGCCAACCGGAGCTGGTGGATATCGACGTCATCATGGAGTACGCCGCCTCCCTGGGCAAAGTGGTCATGAACAAGGCCTACGCCAACTGGAGCTTCTTCTATTCCTACTCCCGCAAGCTCCAGGAACACTCCATCGACCTCATCCATCTCTTCCCGCGCGGCTCCCACGCCAAAAACGGCGCGGACATCCGCCTCTCCCTGGACGTGGTTGAAGACGTCTCCCTCCTCTCCCACATTGACAAGGTCCTCATCGTGGGCGGCGACTCCGACTACGTCTCCGTGGCCCAGAAGGTCCGCTCCAAGGGCAAGGAGATCATGGGCCTGGGCGAGGAGAACTCCACCAACTTCTTCTGGGTCAAATCCTGCAACGAGTTCAAATACTACTTCAGCCTGGTCAAGAAACTCGCCCCGGAACGCAAGACCGGCCTGACAGAAATGCTCCCTGTCGAGGACGACCTCACCGAAGCCCACAAACTGCTGCGGCAGGCCGTGGTCAACATCATGTCCCGCACCGGCGGCGGCTACGCGCCCAAGGATTCGGTCAAGCCCGTCATGCAGCGGCTCGACCCCTCCTTCGACCCCACCGACTACGGCTTCGACGACTTCGATTCCTTCATCCAGTCCGCACCCTTCCTGGACATGCGCGATGACCCCGGCGGCGAGCAGGTATTCCTCAGCGAACCCGCCGAGGACGCCGAGCCCCAGCCCCATTCCGCCCACGCCGTCCAGCCCCACGGCGACGACGTGCAGTCCGTCCTGCGCCGCCGCAAAATATTCCTGCCTCACCCCTCCATCTTCTACGACGGACTCCTGGCAGCCCACACCCTGCTGCTCAACCACACCTACCCCAGCTTCGACTCCTTCATCGACGACCTGCTCAAGGAAATGCAGAAAATCGACGAGGACGCCCGGCGCAACGAGGCCGTCTCCCTCCACCGCCTCATGTTCAAGTCCTACTCCTTCCACCTGGACAAACAGGCCGGGACCATCGGACTCGCCCCCTCCTCCCAAACCTTCGACGCCTTCCTCAACAACATCATCTTCATGCTCACCCGCGTCCTGCGCGAAGAAATCGGTGACGAACTCACAACCAAAGACCTCATGGAAAACATCTGCCAAGACGAACGCTGCCGACACAACTTCGAACGAGCCATCGAAAGCGTCAGCGAATAA
- a CDS encoding PHP domain-containing protein yields MLLDCHVHTSEHSPCSVMTAYKACATASAAGLDAMALTDHHYLAGQAEIDALMRHFPGLRLYPGIEVTVAEGFDMVVLTPRGASPATEFRPRPFLGLDELERQLRPMRDDCFLFVAHPFRYQDRRTADLESVLAFADGVEVNSINILKTKPTWNNGQAQPANAELYEQAARDFDLVRLTNTDAHQENALGCLANSLPGQPPAEPAELNHLLRTTPPQPHQNPERLKKILGKSGFLSLFGL; encoded by the coding sequence ATGTTGCTGGACTGCCACGTGCACACCTCCGAGCACTCCCCCTGCTCCGTCATGACCGCCTACAAGGCCTGCGCCACCGCTTCCGCCGCCGGACTGGACGCCATGGCCCTTACCGACCACCACTACCTGGCCGGGCAAGCGGAGATCGACGCCCTCATGCGCCACTTCCCCGGACTCCGCCTCTACCCCGGCATCGAAGTAACCGTGGCCGAAGGCTTCGACATGGTCGTGCTCACACCGCGCGGCGCCTCGCCCGCCACGGAGTTCCGCCCCCGGCCCTTCCTGGGACTGGACGAACTGGAACGACAACTCCGCCCCATGCGCGACGACTGCTTCCTCTTCGTGGCGCACCCCTTCCGCTACCAGGACCGCCGCACAGCCGACCTGGAATCCGTCCTCGCCTTCGCCGACGGCGTGGAAGTCAACTCCATCAACATCCTCAAAACCAAACCCACCTGGAACAACGGCCAGGCACAACCCGCCAACGCCGAACTCTACGAACAAGCCGCCCGCGACTTCGACCTCGTCCGGCTCACCAACACCGACGCGCACCAGGAAAACGCCCTTGGCTGCCTGGCCAACTCCCTCCCCGGACAACCACCCGCCGAACCCGCCGAACTCAACCACCTCCTGCGCACCACACCACCACAACCGCACCAAAACCCCGAACGACTCAAAAAAATCCTCGGAAAAAGCGGCTTTCTGTCACTTTTTGGATTGTAG